AATAAATCGTAATCTTTTTGTGTGGTATTCAGCATTAATAAATTATCGGCTCTCATAACGAGGTTGACTCCCATCGATGATAAAGTTTCAAATTGTATCGCACCAGAAATTGTTCCTGAAGAATTTGATCTTCCGTCGTGAACTCCAATATTATTTAAAATTGCCAATCCTTTAGAAAGTGGAATGACCGTATCATCAAATGAATAATCTACACCGGTAAATAAAAGTTTTAACCCAAACTCTTTTAAAGCAATGTCACCACTATAATCAAGATTTTTGAGAGTACCATTTATTTTTAAATCTCCGGTTGCTTTCCCTCTTAAATTCCCAAAAATAGTTTGTACAAATTGTTGGGTAAAAGCCAAATCAAAGTCTCTTAATTCTGTTGTTAAATCTATTGTTGGCGATGGCGTATTGTTATTAACTGTGCCCGTAAGATGCAGGTTATTATTCCCAATTACTCCCGCTGAAGCTACTTTTACGTCAACATCATAAACATTCAGAGAAAAGCCGTTGACTGCAGAAATCGTAACATCACCCATATCATTACCATTCATCATAATGTTATCAACGGTAAGATCTACTAAAGGCTGCAACGTGCTTTTGTCCATTTTAATTTTCACATTACCATTCGCCAGACCTTTTATATCCATTGGGTTTCCACCCGACTGCATTTCTAAAATCTTTTCGATAGCAAAATTCTGAACTTCAGCATCTACATAAAAATCTTTAGCTGATTTAAAAATAGATTCATTAATCAACAATGAACTATCATCCGAATAAATTTTCAAATTATGAATTTCAAAATCAGATGTTTTTCTGCGATAACTTATATAATGATTAAGCTCAGGATTGGTATCGATTGACCATTTTACATTATTTAAATTAACTTCTGTAGGCTCAAATCTGAAAACATAATCGCCTTCAGGATTTGTGGACTGGTTAAAGTTGATGGCATATTCCTTCAGATTTTCATTCAATTCATCTTCCGGACTTCCATGTTTAAAACTGGTTGCTATTCTAAGAATCGAATTATTTTCGTTTTTACCTGTTAATATTACATCTTTCAGGATATTTTTATTGTATTCTAACCTATTGATTTTTGCATAAAGTTGCTGTTCGGTATTTGCGGTATTAATTCTTACCATTACACTGTCAACCATTGCACTGTCTCGGGTAACGACTACTCTATCGTCAAGTTTATAATCAGGATTAGCTTCTGCCAAAACACGGTCTGCCTCTGTAATCTCTTCCTTTTTTGTCATGATATACTTCAAAGAAGCAGCATCAAGATTCAGAATTAAATTATTTGAATTTCCATCATATTCTCCTCCCACTTTTGCACCTTGAGGAAGTTTCAAATCGGGCATAAAATAAGCAACCACCCCCTGTTCAACATCAAAATTCATCGCAAAGGTTTGTCCGCGATATAATTTTCTTGGCTCAGGGCCAACGAGAATTTTTCCTAAACCATTTTCTACCATTCCTGCCAAATCGGCAAGATTATATTTCCCAGAAATTTTTCCGTTTACTGCGCCCGGCGCATCTACCAAAATAGAACGTTCTCCACCTTCTACAAAGGTCTTTAATTTAGCATTCGGAATATGATATTTCTGATCTGCTGTTGCAAAATTCACATTGAAAGCCTCTACGTCCAAATTCAAATCATTGATGGTAGACATTGCCATTTTACCATTTACTCTACCACTTACGATCTGGCTTCCTGCTTTGTTGGTAAAATAATTCATATTCAAATAAGCAACATCAGCATCTACATTGGCAGAAATTCTTGAGGTACTAAAATCTATTAAACCTTTTATAGTGGCTTTTGCCTGCTCATCATTTACGGTAATCAATCCGTTGTATTTTTTATGATCTAAAAGACCATCCAACACAACATTATTGATTTCTTTATTCATAATTTCGATGCTTGAAATCTGAGATTTTGTACTCAGACGCATCGTGTTTACATCAAAACTTTGTCCGTCTAAATTGAATTTACCGGAGATTAAACCAACCGTTTTGCTTTTGGTAATAACAGAAGTATTTAAGTCGTTCACTTCTGCATATCCTTTATATTTAGGTAAAGTCGAACTGTAATCCGTTAAAGAGAAATTAGAAATTTTTGCCTGCCCGATTCCTGTCATCAGATTCCCTGAAGAAACATAGACTTGTTTCGGAGTTACTTTCGCTGTTCCGTTATATTTTAATTTACCAAAATCGTCTGCAAAGTTTTTCATCTTTGAAGAAACGAAAGTCGGCATCATTGCTTTCAGATCTTTATACGTAAAATCTGCTGAAAGATCATTGGTTTCAATTAAGAAATTACCTTTAAGTAAATCTTTAGCTTTTAGTTTTTTTGTTGCAATATTTACCGAAGGATTTCTAATCAGGAAGTTTTCTAAGGTAAAATGATTTAACGGGCCTGTCATTTTCCCGCTTGCATTAAACGGAATAAAATTATCCCAGTTGGTGACAAAATAAGAAATATCGTAACCACTTATCTGGCTACCCAATTTCATATTCATGTCCCACTTTACTTTATTTGTAAAATCTGCCCACGAACCTTTGTTTAAATTAAATTTAATATCTCCCTGAAGAAGCGAATGATCTGTATTTAAAGTAAGATCTCCCAAAGCCAGAAAATCTTCAGTCATCGAAAAATCGGTAGAAAATGTTTCTACAAAGTGAGATTTTCCCCATCTTTTGGTGGTAAAAGTAAAATTATCAATCCGTGCATCAATGTTTACGCCTTTTACTTTTACTTTTGGAACAATAAGATTAACGTTTGTTGCCGTTAACCATTTCCCAGGTTCACCCGGAGAATTTAGATTAACGATAGAAACTTTTGAATTTAAAATCTCCAGACGTGCATTCAGTTGAAAGGGAGGTTTTTTCGGGTCTCTTTTTTTTCCGCTGTCGAAAAGTTGTGTAAAACGGATGAAATTTGAAATACTGTCGCCTTTATAAGTAATCACCTTTATATCAGCATCATTAAGTTTCAACCCATTAAAACTTAATGAATTATTTTTTCCGATATTGGTCGCCAAAGAAAACCAGTCAGAATTAGCTTTGAATTCTCTTACCTTAATAAAGTCTAAATTTTTGTAATCCTTTATTTTTAAACCTTTAATGGTAACATCTCCAAAAAAATCTACCTCTACACTTTCCGTAGACATTTTCGCCTTAAAATCTCTGTTTACGATTTGTAAAGCCTGATCTGCAGCCCATCTTTTGGTAACGGGTAAATTAATAGCAATTAAAACAAGAACGATGATTGAGAAAAGGGTCCAGAAAAGAAATAATAATAATTTTGCCCACCAAGAATAGCTTACAACATCTTTTGCAGCCTGTTTACCAAACTCTTGTGCGGTATCTATCGGATGGTTTATAGCGTCGGAAGCCAATTCAGAAGCTTCTTTTACGGTCTCCTGAACATTTTCTACGGTCTTCTGCACCTGATCTCCCAGATTTTCAGCTACCGATTTTTTGTTCTCATTTTCGTTATTATTCTCTAACTTTGCCATTATTATGAGCGACTCTATAATTTTAGGTATCGAATCATCTTGCGATGACACTTCAGCAGCTATTATCAAAGGAAATTCTATTCTTTCAAACATTGCAGCCAATCAGGAAATCCACAAAGAATATGGTGGTGTAGTTCCCGAGCTGGCTTCACGTGCCCATCAGCAGAATATTATTCCTGTTGTTGAAAAATCTATACTTAAAGCAAATATACAACAAAATGCAATTTCAGCCATAGGCTTTACGAGAGGTCCCGGACTTTTGGGTTCTCTGCTTGTAGGAACCTCTTTTGCCAAGTCGCTCGCGATGAGTCTAGATGTTCCTTTAATAGAAGTAAATCACCTTCAGGCGCATATTTTAGCGCATTTCATTGATGATGCAAATCCTATGCCGCCCAAATTTCCGTTTCTATGTTTAACCGTAAGTGGAGGACATACAATGATTGTCTTGGTAAAAGATTATTTCGACATGGAAATTATCGGAAAAACAATTGATGATGCAGCGGGTGAAGCTTTTGATAAAATCGGGAAAATTTTTGATTTAGATTATCCTGCAGGTCCAATCATCGACCGATTGGCAAAAGAAGGAAATTCTGATGCTTTTAAATTTAATAAACCTAAATTAGACAACTACGATTATTCATTTAGCGGAATTAAAACTTCAGTTTTATATTTCATTCAGAAAGAAGTAAAGAAAAATCCTGATTTCATTAAAGAAAACATGAATGATCTTTGTGCTTCGGTACAAAAATGTATCATCGAAATTTTAATGAATAAATTAGAAAAAGCTGCAAAAGATTTAAACATCAAAGAAGTTGCGATTGCCGGTGGAGTTTCTGCCAATTCAGCATTGAGAAAAGTAATGCAGGACAATCACGAAAAATTAGGCTGGAATATTTACATTCCGAAATTTGAATATACCACCGATAACGCAGCAATGATTGCAATGGTTGCTCAGCTTAAATTTGAAAGAGGAGAATTTACAGATTTAAGAACTACAGCAACCTCAAAATACGATTTATAATGAAGATATTATTAGAAGAAAAAGTACTGGGAACACAATCTAAAAAGAACTCGAAATATTATTGGGTTTTAGAAACCATTACCGGGAAAAATGAAGTGACAGAACAATCTGAAGACGAAGATTATTTAATGGCGAGTTCAGAAATTGGATATATTCAAAATATAAAAGAAGAAATTATTGAGAAAATAAATTCTGAAAATGTTTTCAGTTTTGATTTCGAACCAAAAGAAGGAGATTATTTGTCGATCAAAAATAATTTAAGAAAAAATGAATATCTGAATATGATCTTCATGAATAATGTTTGGATTGAGGAAATTTATATGTGTTCATACAGAGATTGTGAAGGCGATATTTATACCACGATAAAAACCGGAGTGGCATTTATAAGTGAAAATGAGATATTTTTTTAAAGAACATTAACTTAATTTAAATCAGATAGATTCTAAATATTCCATTTTATGAAACTTTTTTTTGGAGAAATCAATAACGGAAAAGCAATCATCAATGACGAAGAACAGCAACACATTGTAAAAGTTCTTCGTATGAAAGACGGGGAAGAAATACATGTGACTGACGGAAAGGGAAATCTTGCTTCCGGAACATTGATTATTGAAGGCAAAAAAGCAGGAATTGAAGTTGCTGAAATTAAAACGGAAACTCCAGATTTCAGTCCTAAACTTCACATTGCCATTGCTCCGACAAAAAATATTGACCGTATCGAGTTTTTCGTGGAAAAAGCTGTAGAAATGGGAATTTCTGAAATAACCATTCTTCAAACCGAACAAACTGAACGTAAAAATTTAAACATTGATAAAATCAGGAAACAGGCAATTGCAGCCTCAAAGCAAAGTTTGAGATTTCATTTTCCTGTTATAAATGATTTGATTAAAATTCAGGATTTTCTTAAAACGATTGATTCTGAAACCACTTTTGTAGCGCATTGTAACGAAAATTTAGAAAGAATTGCTTTAAATGAAATTCCAAAATTAGAAAACTATACTTTTCTGATAGGTCCCGAAGGTGATTTCTCGGATAAGGAGATTCTATTTTTAGCAGAAAAAGGAATCAAAGCGGTTTCATTAGGAAATCAAAGATTAAGAACGGAAACTGCGGGAGTTTTTGTGTCTGCTTGGAATTATAATAAGATGATTAAATAGTTTTCTCTTTAAATCTTTTTATCGGCCAGGTAATTCCTACCTGAAGAGTATTGATCGGAAAATTTTCGGCTTTTAATAATCTGAAATTATATCCGACAGTCAGCTTTCCGCCACCGCCACCAAATCCAAAATATGGCATTACTCGTGGAATTACTTTTTCAAAATTAGTCTGGAATTGCACTTCTGCCCCTAAAGCAATTCCTGCACTTGAGCTTACTCCGATTTTAGGAGCCATAAAAAAATCATATCGGTTATTGAATATAAAATCACTTCCTGCATAATATACTTTTGCAGCACCGTGATTTCCCCCATACTCGATGATTCTGGCAAAAATAACTTCAATGATGTGCATTTGCGACGCTCTGAATGTTTCTGTATTATCTTTTGCGTCACCTGCATAATGATAACCTACTAATATTGCAGGAGTAACCGTAGTTTTTAATTTTCTATGAGAGAGCGTATCAAATTTCAATTGAGAGAACACACTACAGGATAAAAGCAAAAATAAAACTAGGAATAATCTCGCCATGATGATTTAAAATTTTAATAATAACTTTTAAAAGCTAAAATTATTATCCTTTAAGTATTTTTCAAAAATCTGGTTCCCGCTTCTCATAGAGTTTACTGCCCAACGAATTTTCATTCTCAGGAGTTTTTCCTCATTTAATTTATAATCAATATTCGATTTTATCAGCTTTTGCTTTAATTCATACATACAAATTGAGGCAGCAACAGAAACATTAAAACTTCTTGTAAAACCATACATCGGGATTGCCAAAGTTTCATCTGCAAAATCTAAGATCTCTTCTGAAACGCCTTCCATTTCAGTTCCGAAAACCAAAGCGATCGGTTCGGTAATCTCATATTCAGGTAAAAATTTTGCATTTTTTTCTAAAGAAACTGCCACCATTTTATAACCTCTGTCCTTAATATTCTGAAAAGACTCCATATTTCTTGGAAGTCTTTCAACTTCAACCCAAGTATCTGCGCCTTTTGTCACTCTTAAATTGGGCTCAAAGCTGTGCTCTTCCTGCAATGCCACCACTTTATGAAAACCACAAGCTTCAACAGAACGTACAATTGCCGCTGCGTTTCTGAATTGATAAACATCTTCAATCACCGGAAGTATAAAATCTGAACTTTCGGGAGCAAAATGTTCGATTTTTCTTAATCTTTCTTCCGTTAAAAATTGCTGTAAATATTCGTAAGTTTTCTCTAAATCTTTCATCTTCTTTCAAATCTTTGCAAATTAACGTAATTTTGAAATTCTGAACCTGAAAAGAAACTCAAAATCTTTAATTTAAATAAAAAAATGAAGAGAAAAGTCCTTCTGATTTATACCGGCGGAACGATTGGTATGGAAAAAGATTACGAAACCGGGAGTCTCCGTGCCTTTGATTTCGGAAATATTTTTGAAAAAATGCCCGAAATGAAATTGATGGAATGCGAAGTTTTCGTACATCCTTTTGCACAACCGCTCGACTCATCCGATATGGGACCAGAAGAATGGAGAGTAATTGCCAATCTGATATTCGACAATTATAAAAAATATGACGGTTTCCTGATTCTCCATGGAACAGATACGATGTCTTATACTGCTTCTGCATTGAGTTTTATGCTGAAAGGTTTAACAAAACCAGTTATTTTAACAGGTTCACAACTTCCGATTGGAGATTTGAGAACCGACGCCAAAGAAAATCTTCTGACCAGTTTGTATTATGCAAGTCTTTATGAAGAAAATGAAGCCGTGATACAGGAAGTTGCGATTTATTTTGAATATAAATTATTGAGAGGAAACCGTACTTTAAAATATTCTGCGGAGTATTTTGATGCGTATGCAAGTCCGAATTACCCAATTTTAGGGCAATCTGGAGTTCATTTGAAAATCGACAAGGATAATCTTTTCCGTTGTGACGGCAAAATTGAATTTCATGTAGACGAACATATTTCTGAAGATGTTTTGTTCTGCAGAATTTTCCCAGGAATGAAGCTGAATCATTTTAAAGAAATTCCGAAAATGAAGGTTTTAATTTTACAGGTTTTTGGTTCTGGAACAATTTTCAGCAACGAAAAAACCTTGGAAACTTTGCAGCAAATCAGAAATAACGGGACTGAAATCGTAGTGGTAAGTCAGTGTATTTCAGGTGGAATATCGTTTGGAAAATATGAGAACTCTAATATTTTCTCAAGAATTGGTGCCATCAGTGGAAGAGATATGACCGCAGAAGCTGCCATCACAAAAGCAATGCACTTGATTGACAACCCAAATTACAGCGGAAGTTTTGCAGATAATTTTTCATGGAATCTTTGTGGAGAAATAAGCGAGTAATTTTAAATTAAAGAATTTGTAGATTCAATAAAATAGCCTATTTTTGCAGTCTTCAAACATAGAGAGGTGTCCGAGTGGTTGAAGGAGCTACCCTGGAAAGGTAGTATACGGGTAACTGTATCGTGGGTTCGAATCCCATCTTCTCTACAAAACAAAACCAGATCAATTGATCTGGTTTTTTGCTTGAAATGCAGTTTCAAAATGCATTTCGACAATATAATGATGTGTATGAATGTTCAATAAATATTCTTTCATTTTAAAGCAAAAGAACCAAAAGCTCAAAACAGAAACCTTTTGTTAACATTAATAATCAATCCTAAAATTCCCAAAACCCGTGCGGATTATTTATATTAATTGGTTATTAGTTTTAACCGCTTTCAAGCAATGGGAATTTTATTAAATGGATTAATCTTTTATTTTTTTCTAAATCGGGCAATTTGTTTTAATTTCTAAATTCTAGTTTTGAAACCTCATTTCTTAGCCCCGATTGGAGCAATTGTTTGAGCTCATTTTTTTAGTTTCGGCGGCGGCTTTGCCGCCGCCGAAACTAAAAAATAGCGAGTGCGGAAAGCGGGATCAAGCTCCTAAAAAAAATCAATTGCAAATCGTAAGAAAACTATGTCCTCTCATGTGAATTTTTATCATTGCTTCAGATTTTAACTCGCTGTAAATACTTTGATCAAAAGCCTGAACTTCATTCAATTTTGAGTCTATGAAATCTGCAATTCGTACCACTGAAAAATAAAAATCTCGGTATAAAGACATATCCACCGTACTTCCGAAACGAGGAAGAAAAGCCTTTAAAAACGGAAGTTTTTTCTGATGCAGATTGTAATCGGGGCAATAGCCAGTTTTTTCTTTTGCAGTGATCAATTCGTAATGGTTGATGTAATCCAGAATCGTTTCATTTTCTTTCATTGAAATTTTATTTTTCTGAAAATATTGATGGATTCTGTCTAAAATATGTTGAGCATATTCCATCATCGTTATACTTTTTATTTCAGAAATATTGCTGATTCCGGTTTTAAAATTTTTAGCGTTTTCATGATTTATATTAAAAGAAATTCCAAAGTTTTCATGATACGGAAAGAAACAGTTATTTATTTCGATTACAGCATCTGCCTGCAATCTGTCTTTCGAAAAATTATAACATAAATACGGTTTATACATCTCTTTCAGATGAAGAAGAAAATCGGTCTCACTGGTGTTTCGATTGTTTTCAAACCAGTTTTCAAGATTGTCATAATAATCATTTTCAAATTCTCTGAAGCTTAAATAAAACGGGATTTCCATAACTCTCAATATTTTATACTGCAAAGCTATAGCTGTAATGCGCCAAAACTTGACGCGTTTTATTTTGATGTAAATTATTTTCAATAAAAAAGTCCGGCTCTAAAAAATTAGAACCGGACTTCAACGAATGAAATAATGATATGAATAAAAAAACTAAACCTATTTCCAGCCGCCACCTAAACTTTTGTAGATGTCGACTACAGTACTTAACTGTTTTTCTTTGGCTTCGATCAATTCCATTTTTGCATCTAAAGCGTCTCTTTGGTTTAAAAGAACTTCCAGATAATCTGCTCTTGAGTTTTTGAAAAGCTGATTGGCAATATCAATAGATTGGTTTAAAGCCTGTGTTTCCTGAGATTTCAACTGATAATACTGATCGATGTTTTTCACTTTAGACATTAAGTTTGAGATATCTAAATACGCATTCAAAATGGTTTTGTCATATTCATACAAAGCCTGAATTTGTTTCGCATCTGCCGTTTGAAAATTAGCTTTAATCGCACTTTTATTAATCAGTGGACCTGCCAATTCACCTACTAAATTGTAAGCAATAGATTCCGGAAGTTTCACTAAATATGAAGGTTTAAATGCTTCTAATCCTAAAGTTGCAGAGATTTCTAAACTTGGATAGAATTCTTTTCTTGCTGCTTCTACGTCTAATTTCGCAGCTTTTAATTCTAATTCAGCCTGCTTAATATCCGGACGGTTTGCCAATAACTGAGATGGAATTCCCGTATAAACAGTCTGCGGAATAATCGACATAAAACTTTCCTTCGTTCTCAAAATCGGTTGAGGATAACGTCCACAAAGGGCGTTGATCTGATTTTCTTTTTCCGTAATCTGCTGACGGATCGTGTACTCTGTCGCTTTAGATTTTGCCAGTTCAGCCTCAAACTTTTTCACGGCCAATTCGGTTGCTGCAGCCGCCTGTTTCTGAATTTTAGCAATTTCCAAAGCTCTTGTCTGCAGTTTGATATACTGCTGAATAATATCCAACTGATTATCCAGTGCCAACAATTCATAATAATTATCAGCCACTTCTTCGATCAGATTTGAAAGCACAAAATTCTTTCCTTCCACCGTTGAAAGATAGTGGGCAACGGCTGCATACTTTTCTGTTCTGAGTTTCTTCCAAATGTCGATTTCCCAGTTGGCCATTAAGCCACCTTCAAAATTACCCAGCGGATCGGGAATTTCTCTTCCCGGCTCAATTTCAGTGGAGGCATCTCCGGCTCCTTCGCTGGTGTAACGGCCGACTTTACTTACTCCGGCTCCCAGTCCTGCTCTGACCGATGGACTTAATCTACCCTTTTTGGCAACGATTCCGCTTTTGGCGATCTCTATTTCCTGAAGCGTAATCATTAGCTCCTGATTGTTTTTCAGAGAGGTTTCGATTAAACTTACTAAGTTAGGATCTGTAAAAAACTGTCTCCAGGGCGTAGTTCCGCTGTTGGTATTTTCGTCCTGCTGTTCGTTTTGATTAAAATTTTCAGGAATATTATTTTTTACTTCGTCCTGAATAACGGTTGCCATTGGCGCTTTACAACTTGCTAAAACAAGCGATAAGGCGATGGCTGCTATATATTTACTGTAAATCTTCATGTTTATCATCGTGTTGGTAAGGTTCTGTTTGTTCGGTTAACGGATTTTCTTCTTCATATTTTGCCAGTCGGGATTTATCGGCAATGGTTCCGAAAATGTAATACAGTCCGGGAATAATCATCAGTCCGAAAACGGTTCCCAAAAACATTCCTCCTGCTGCTGCGGTTCCAATCGTTCTGTTCCCCACCGCTCCCGGTCCGGTTGCCATTACCAAAGGAATTAATCCGGCAATAAATGCAAATGAAGTCATCAGAATCGGTCTGAAACGGATTGCTGCTCCTTCAATGGCTGCCTGCGCGACAGGAATTCCTTCTTCTGCTTTTTTCTGAACGGCAAATTCGATGATCAATACAGCATTTTTACCTAAAAGTCCGATCAGCATGACCATCGCAACCTGGGCGTATATATTGTTTTCCAATCCTAATAATTTCAGGCATAAAAACGCTCCGAAAATACCGGTAGGCAATGAAAGAATCACTGGTAGAGGAAGAATAAAGCTTTCATACTGCGCCGAAAGAATTAAATAAACAAATCCTAAACAGATCAGGAAGATGTAGACAGCTTCGTTTCCACGGCCCACTTCATCTTTTGAAATTCCTGCCCAGTCGATTCCGAAGCCTCTTGGTAATGTTTTATCGGCAACTTCCTGAATGGCTTTAATTGCCTGTCCGGAACTGTAACCCGGAGCTGGAGTTCCGCTCACCTCAGAAGAATTGTACATATTATGTCTTGTGATTTCAGAAAGACCATATACTTTTTCCAGATGCATAAAATCGGAATACGGAACCATTTGGTCTTTATCGTTTTTCACATATAATTTCAGCAAATCACTCGGCAATGCTCGATACTGCGGACCTGCCTGAACAATCACCTTGTAGGGTCTGTCGAAACGGATGAAACTGGTTTCGTAGTTCGACCCGATTAAGGTAGATAGGTTATCCATCGCTTTCTCGATACTCACACCTTTCTGCTCGGCCAGATCATTATCTATTTTCAGCATATACTGAGGGAAACTCGCAGAATAGAAAGTGAACGCAGAACCTAATTCCGGACGTTTTTTTAATTCCTTCACAAAATCAGTACTCACCTGCTCCATTTTTTGGTAATCGCCACTTCC
Above is a genomic segment from Chryseobacterium mulctrae containing:
- a CDS encoding translocation/assembly module TamB domain-containing protein, translating into MAKLENNNENENKKSVAENLGDQVQKTVENVQETVKEASELASDAINHPIDTAQEFGKQAAKDVVSYSWWAKLLLFLFWTLFSIIVLVLIAINLPVTKRWAADQALQIVNRDFKAKMSTESVEVDFFGDVTIKGLKIKDYKNLDFIKVREFKANSDWFSLATNIGKNNSLSFNGLKLNDADIKVITYKGDSISNFIRFTQLFDSGKKRDPKKPPFQLNARLEILNSKVSIVNLNSPGEPGKWLTATNVNLIVPKVKVKGVNIDARIDNFTFTTKRWGKSHFVETFSTDFSMTEDFLALGDLTLNTDHSLLQGDIKFNLNKGSWADFTNKVKWDMNMKLGSQISGYDISYFVTNWDNFIPFNASGKMTGPLNHFTLENFLIRNPSVNIATKKLKAKDLLKGNFLIETNDLSADFTYKDLKAMMPTFVSSKMKNFADDFGKLKYNGTAKVTPKQVYVSSGNLMTGIGQAKISNFSLTDYSSTLPKYKGYAEVNDLNTSVITKSKTVGLISGKFNLDGQSFDVNTMRLSTKSQISSIEIMNKEINNVVLDGLLDHKKYNGLITVNDEQAKATIKGLIDFSTSRISANVDADVAYLNMNYFTNKAGSQIVSGRVNGKMAMSTINDLNLDVEAFNVNFATADQKYHIPNAKLKTFVEGGERSILVDAPGAVNGKISGKYNLADLAGMVENGLGKILVGPEPRKLYRGQTFAMNFDVEQGVVAYFMPDLKLPQGAKVGGEYDGNSNNLILNLDAASLKYIMTKKEEITEADRVLAEANPDYKLDDRVVVTRDSAMVDSVMVRINTANTEQQLYAKINRLEYNKNILKDVILTGKNENNSILRIATSFKHGSPEDELNENLKEYAINFNQSTNPEGDYVFRFEPTEVNLNNVKWSIDTNPELNHYISYRRKTSDFEIHNLKIYSDDSSLLINESIFKSAKDFYVDAEVQNFAIEKILEMQSGGNPMDIKGLANGNVKIKMDKSTLQPLVDLTVDNIMMNGNDMGDVTISAVNGFSLNVYDVDVKVASAGVIGNNNLHLTGTVNNNTPSPTIDLTTELRDFDLAFTQQFVQTIFGNLRGKATGDLKINGTLKNLDYSGDIALKEFGLKLLFTGVDYSFDDTVIPLSKGLAILNNIGVHDGRSNSSGTISGAIQFETLSSMGVNLVMRADNLLMLNTTQKDYDLFWGRVYGQGDLYVDGPVSALNLSTPNMKALNGSTFTFNSSSTSNVEEFKMLRFLKEGKDGLVTLEEKKKTGANMNIDFSLDVDKGTTVNVLVGDDVGNITVKGMANNLRFQMNRQGNIAMNGSYMVDNGTFVSKAILNRTFQIQKNSSIRWDGDAMKPALDISANYVRMVSNAGDYLNMGQLQPISVLLQANITNTLNDPKVALNVTALDVSSQVKETLAAKINQTEGENVLQFGSILLLNMFNVSNSGGGLTIDAAGIAESSGYNMLLKQLGSVLNTVSNEFQIDLNYVKGNDQFSNTGDRANAGVSFDLSPRITVKTGLGIPLTKTESTSNNYLSGEGSVEYDISKKNDGTLVLRGYSKPTNIGMGVGTVGTNGSANQAYGGGIVWSKSFNSLFKKKKKDKKSATDKVEIKTDSAKSSAKKP
- the tsaD gene encoding tRNA (adenosine(37)-N6)-threonylcarbamoyltransferase complex transferase subunit TsaD, producing the protein MSDSIILGIESSCDDTSAAIIKGNSILSNIAANQEIHKEYGGVVPELASRAHQQNIIPVVEKSILKANIQQNAISAIGFTRGPGLLGSLLVGTSFAKSLAMSLDVPLIEVNHLQAHILAHFIDDANPMPPKFPFLCLTVSGGHTMIVLVKDYFDMEIIGKTIDDAAGEAFDKIGKIFDLDYPAGPIIDRLAKEGNSDAFKFNKPKLDNYDYSFSGIKTSVLYFIQKEVKKNPDFIKENMNDLCASVQKCIIEILMNKLEKAAKDLNIKEVAIAGGVSANSALRKVMQDNHEKLGWNIYIPKFEYTTDNAAMIAMVAQLKFERGEFTDLRTTATSKYDL
- a CDS encoding RsmE family RNA methyltransferase, with protein sequence MKLFFGEINNGKAIINDEEQQHIVKVLRMKDGEEIHVTDGKGNLASGTLIIEGKKAGIEVAEIKTETPDFSPKLHIAIAPTKNIDRIEFFVEKAVEMGISEITILQTEQTERKNLNIDKIRKQAIAASKQSLRFHFPVINDLIKIQDFLKTIDSETTFVAHCNENLERIALNEIPKLENYTFLIGPEGDFSDKEILFLAEKGIKAVSLGNQRLRTETAGVFVSAWNYNKMIK
- a CDS encoding TrmH family RNA methyltransferase — its product is MKDLEKTYEYLQQFLTEERLRKIEHFAPESSDFILPVIEDVYQFRNAAAIVRSVEACGFHKVVALQEEHSFEPNLRVTKGADTWVEVERLPRNMESFQNIKDRGYKMVAVSLEKNAKFLPEYEITEPIALVFGTEMEGVSEEILDFADETLAIPMYGFTRSFNVSVAASICMYELKQKLIKSNIDYKLNEEKLLRMKIRWAVNSMRSGNQIFEKYLKDNNFSF
- a CDS encoding asparaginase; translated protein: MKRKVLLIYTGGTIGMEKDYETGSLRAFDFGNIFEKMPEMKLMECEVFVHPFAQPLDSSDMGPEEWRVIANLIFDNYKKYDGFLILHGTDTMSYTASALSFMLKGLTKPVILTGSQLPIGDLRTDAKENLLTSLYYASLYEENEAVIQEVAIYFEYKLLRGNRTLKYSAEYFDAYASPNYPILGQSGVHLKIDKDNLFRCDGKIEFHVDEHISEDVLFCRIFPGMKLNHFKEIPKMKVLILQVFGSGTIFSNEKTLETLQQIRNNGTEIVVVSQCISGGISFGKYENSNIFSRIGAISGRDMTAEAAITKAMHLIDNPNYSGSFADNFSWNLCGEISE
- a CDS encoding TolC family protein, producing the protein MKIYSKYIAAIALSLVLASCKAPMATVIQDEVKNNIPENFNQNEQQDENTNSGTTPWRQFFTDPNLVSLIETSLKNNQELMITLQEIEIAKSGIVAKKGRLSPSVRAGLGAGVSKVGRYTSEGAGDASTEIEPGREIPDPLGNFEGGLMANWEIDIWKKLRTEKYAAVAHYLSTVEGKNFVLSNLIEEVADNYYELLALDNQLDIIQQYIKLQTRALEIAKIQKQAAAATELAVKKFEAELAKSKATEYTIRQQITEKENQINALCGRYPQPILRTKESFMSIIPQTVYTGIPSQLLANRPDIKQAELELKAAKLDVEAARKEFYPSLEISATLGLEAFKPSYLVKLPESIAYNLVGELAGPLINKSAIKANFQTADAKQIQALYEYDKTILNAYLDISNLMSKVKNIDQYYQLKSQETQALNQSIDIANQLFKNSRADYLEVLLNQRDALDAKMELIEAKEKQLSTVVDIYKSLGGGWK